One region of Intestinimonas massiliensis (ex Afouda et al. 2020) genomic DNA includes:
- the secE gene encoding preprotein translocase subunit SecE, translated as MSENEKIEKATTDEELTTAPSKPAKAQKDKKDDKKSKPGIFQRIGRWFREMKSELKKVVWPSGKQTVSNTITVIVCVIVVGACIWIFDGLAGAIVRALLALAGKA; from the coding sequence ATGTCTGAGAACGAGAAGATCGAAAAGGCCACGACGGACGAGGAGCTGACGACCGCGCCCAGCAAGCCTGCGAAGGCTCAGAAGGACAAGAAGGACGATAAAAAGTCCAAGCCCGGCATCTTCCAGCGCATCGGACGCTGGTTCCGCGAGATGAAGAGCGAGCTGAAAAAAGTCGTTTGGCCCAGCGGCAAGCAGACCGTGAGCAACACCATCACCGTCATCGTATGCGTGATCGTGGTGGGCGCCTGCATCTGGATTTTCGACGGTCTGGCCGGCGCCATCGTGCGTGCGCTGCTGGCTCTGGCCGGCAAGGCCTAG
- the rplJ gene encoding 50S ribosomal protein L10, which produces MPNAKVLSEKQAIVAELTEKLQGAAGGVLVDYKGITVAEDTALRAEMRKNGVDYAVVKNTLTRFAVKNAGLDELEPVLNGTTSLAVCANDPVAPAKVVAEFAKKMNGQKFVIKAGFVDGKVIDVAGVNALAELPSKEVLLSMLLSAMQGPVRGLAVSLDATISGLARALQAVADQKAG; this is translated from the coding sequence ATGCCGAATGCAAAGGTACTCAGTGAGAAGCAGGCCATCGTGGCCGAGTTGACCGAGAAGCTCCAGGGGGCCGCCGGCGGCGTCCTCGTGGACTATAAGGGCATCACCGTGGCTGAGGATACCGCTCTGCGCGCCGAGATGCGCAAGAACGGCGTGGACTACGCGGTCGTCAAGAACACCCTGACCCGGTTTGCCGTAAAGAACGCCGGTCTGGACGAGCTGGAGCCCGTCCTGAACGGCACCACGTCTCTGGCCGTCTGCGCCAATGACCCCGTGGCTCCCGCCAAGGTGGTGGCCGAGTTCGCCAAGAAGATGAACGGTCAGAAGTTTGTCATCAAGGCCGGCTTCGTGGATGGCAAGGTCATCGACGTGGCCGGGGTCAATGCGCTGGCCGAGCTGCCCAGCAAGGAAGTCCTGCTGTCCATGCTGCTCAGCGCCATGCAGGGTCCCGTCCGCGGTCTGGCCGTCTCCCTCGACGCCACCATCAGCGGTCTGGCCCGCGCACTCCAGGCCGTCGCCGATCAGAAGGCCGGCTAA
- the rplL gene encoding 50S ribosomal protein L7/L12 — translation MASEKVTAILEEIKALTVLDLSELVHAIEDEFGVSAAAPVAVAAAAAPAAAAAAEEKTEFDVVLAEIGAEKIKVIKAVREITSLGLAEAKALVEAAPKAIKEGVSKDEAEELKKKLEEAGAKVELK, via the coding sequence ATGGCTAGCGAAAAAGTTACTGCTATTCTGGAAGAGATCAAGGCTCTGACCGTTCTGGACCTGTCCGAGCTGGTCCACGCCATCGAGGATGAGTTCGGCGTTTCCGCCGCCGCTCCCGTAGCCGTCGCCGCTGCTGCCGCTCCTGCCGCCGCTGCTGCTGCTGAGGAGAAGACCGAGTTTGACGTCGTCCTGGCTGAGATCGGCGCTGAGAAGATCAAGGTCATCAAGGCCGTCCGCGAGATCACCAGCCTGGGCCTGGCTGAGGCCAAGGCTCTGGTCGAGGCCGCTCCCAAGGCCATCAAGGAGGGCGTCTCCAAGGATGAGGCCGAGGAGCTGAAGAAGAAGCTGGAAGAGGCCGGCGCCAAGGTCGAGCTGAAGTAA
- the rplA gene encoding 50S ribosomal protein L1 has product MFRGKKYQDSAKQIDKAMLYDTAEAMDLVVKTAPAKFDETVELHVKLGVDSRHADQQVRGAIVLPHGTGRTQRVLVFAKGDKAEAAKAAGADFVGEMDMVQKIQQENWFDYDVVVASPDMMGVVGRLGKILGPKGLMPSPKAGTVTPDVAKAVTEIKAGKVEYRLDKTNIIHCPIGKVSFGAEKLAENFSALMSAIVKAKPAAAKGQYIKSCVVASTMGPGVKVNGAKLM; this is encoded by the coding sequence ATGTTTAGAGGTAAGAAATATCAGGACAGCGCAAAGCAGATCGATAAGGCCATGCTGTATGACACCGCCGAGGCCATGGATCTGGTGGTCAAGACCGCTCCCGCCAAGTTCGACGAGACCGTGGAGCTCCACGTGAAGCTGGGCGTTGACTCCCGTCACGCCGATCAGCAGGTCCGCGGCGCCATCGTCCTCCCCCACGGCACCGGCAGGACCCAGCGCGTGCTGGTCTTCGCCAAGGGCGACAAGGCCGAGGCCGCCAAGGCCGCCGGCGCCGACTTTGTGGGCGAGATGGACATGGTTCAGAAGATCCAGCAGGAGAACTGGTTTGATTATGACGTGGTGGTCGCCAGCCCCGACATGATGGGCGTTGTGGGCCGTCTGGGTAAGATCCTGGGCCCCAAGGGCCTGATGCCCTCTCCCAAGGCCGGCACCGTCACCCCCGATGTGGCCAAGGCCGTCACCGAGATCAAAGCCGGTAAGGTGGAGTATCGTCTGGATAAGACCAACATCATCCACTGCCCCATCGGTAAGGTCTCCTTTGGCGCCGAGAAGCTGGCCGAGAACTTCAGCGCTCTGATGAGCGCCATTGTCAAGGCCAAGCCCGCCGCCGCCAAGGGTCAGTATATCAAGAGCTGCGTGGTGGCCTCCACCATGGGACCCGGCGTCAAGGTCAACGGCGCCAAGCTGATGTAA
- the rplK gene encoding 50S ribosomal protein L11: MAQKVTGYVKLQIPAGKATPAPPVGPALGQHGVNIAAFTKEFNERTKNDVGLIIPVVITVYADRSFTFITKTPPAAVLIKKACNLESGSGVPNKTKVATISKEDVRKIAETKMRDLNASSIESAMSMIAGTARSMGVVVGE, translated from the coding sequence GTGGCACAGAAAGTAACTGGTTACGTAAAACTGCAGATTCCGGCCGGCAAGGCGACTCCCGCTCCTCCCGTCGGTCCCGCTCTGGGCCAGCACGGCGTGAACATCGCCGCCTTTACCAAGGAGTTCAACGAGCGGACCAAAAATGACGTGGGCCTCATCATCCCCGTGGTCATCACCGTCTATGCCGACCGTTCCTTCACCTTCATCACCAAGACCCCTCCCGCCGCCGTGCTCATCAAAAAGGCGTGCAACCTCGAGTCTGGTTCCGGCGTCCCCAACAAGACGAAGGTCGCCACCATCAGCAAGGAGGACGTGCGCAAGATCGCCGAGACCAAGATGCGCGATCTGAACGCCTCTTCCATCGAGTCCGCCATGAGCATGATCGCCGGCACCGCCCGTTCCATGGGCGTCGTGGTCGGAGAATAA
- the nusG gene encoding transcription termination/antitermination protein NusG codes for MADSAKWYVVHTYSGYENTVKATIEKHVENRNMHDLIDEVKIPLETVTEITDNGPKVVERKVFPGYVLVKMIMTDESWHLVRNVRGVTGFVGSGTKAIPLTEDEISALGVEKREVVVAYAVGDTVKITDGALESFLGAVEEIDLDRSKVRVVVSMFGRETPVELELDQVEPVQS; via the coding sequence ATGGCTGATAGCGCGAAGTGGTATGTGGTCCATACCTATTCCGGTTATGAGAACACGGTCAAGGCCACCATCGAAAAGCATGTGGAAAACCGCAACATGCATGATCTCATCGACGAGGTGAAGATTCCCCTGGAAACCGTCACCGAGATCACCGACAACGGCCCCAAGGTCGTGGAGCGCAAGGTGTTTCCCGGCTATGTGCTGGTCAAGATGATCATGACCGACGAGTCCTGGCATCTGGTCCGCAACGTCCGCGGCGTCACCGGCTTTGTGGGCTCCGGCACCAAGGCCATCCCCCTCACCGAGGACGAAATTTCCGCCTTGGGTGTGGAGAAGCGGGAAGTGGTGGTCGCCTACGCGGTCGGCGATACCGTCAAGATTACCGACGGCGCTCTGGAGTCCTTCCTTGGTGCCGTGGAGGAGATCGACCTGGACCGCAGCAAGGTCCGCGTGGTCGTATCCATGTTCGGACGGGAGACCCCGGTAGAGCTGGAGCTGGACCAGGTGGAGCCCGTCCAAAGCTGA
- a CDS encoding 5'-methylthioadenosine/S-adenosylhomocysteine nucleosidase yields the protein MKGPILIQGAMDVETDWLVSRLEAREETVTGGFRFWRGRCGALDLVVSRTEIGTIRCAAATALGATAFRPRAVINQGVAGSHREDLHVGDLVVGRSCIHIHDLKTQMRNRGEGSAPFDWEFHLHDDGQRIFPVYEADPAWAALFEKAPWQGTRVSGRLGSGDVFNREIDRILWLRQRAGECCEDMESAAAYEVCARFDVPCVGVRIISNNELTGESYQRTVGERLQRFVLTALEVPV from the coding sequence ATGAAGGGACCCATCCTCATTCAGGGGGCCATGGATGTGGAGACCGACTGGCTGGTTTCCCGGCTGGAAGCGCGGGAGGAGACGGTGACAGGCGGCTTTCGCTTCTGGCGGGGCCGCTGCGGAGCCCTGGATCTGGTGGTGAGCCGGACGGAGATCGGCACCATTCGGTGCGCCGCCGCCACCGCCCTGGGCGCCACAGCCTTCCGTCCCCGGGCTGTGATCAATCAGGGCGTTGCCGGCTCCCACCGGGAGGACCTGCACGTAGGAGACCTGGTAGTAGGGCGGAGCTGCATCCACATCCACGATCTCAAGACGCAGATGCGGAACAGGGGGGAGGGCTCGGCGCCCTTCGACTGGGAATTTCACCTCCACGACGACGGGCAGCGGATATTCCCGGTGTATGAAGCGGACCCGGCTTGGGCGGCGCTGTTTGAAAAAGCCCCCTGGCAGGGGACGAGAGTTTCGGGGCGATTGGGCAGCGGCGACGTATTCAACCGGGAGATCGACCGTATCCTGTGGCTCCGGCAGCGGGCGGGGGAGTGCTGTGAGGATATGGAGAGCGCGGCGGCCTATGAGGTGTGCGCCCGCTTCGACGTGCCCTGCGTAGGCGTGCGGATCATCTCCAACAACGAGCTGACCGGAGAGTCCTATCAGCGCACGGTGGGGGAGCGGCTTCAGCGCTTCGTGCTCACAGCGCTGGAGGTGCCTGTATAA
- a CDS encoding phosphatase PAP2 family protein, with product MLEYIQALDGAVLLWIQEVLRLPVLDGFMTLFTQLGNAGLVWVGISLALLLVPRTRRMGFWALVALLLGLLCTNVVLKHLVGRTRPWLVVEGLTHLVVENDPLSFPSGHTCAAFAAGSVWARFVERRWLKGLCILQAVLMAFSRLYVGVHFPTDVLAGCAVGLFCGWLAWRLYGKWEAGRT from the coding sequence ATGCTGGAGTATATTCAGGCCTTGGACGGGGCCGTTTTGCTGTGGATACAGGAAGTCCTGCGCCTGCCCGTACTCGACGGGTTTATGACGCTGTTTACCCAACTGGGCAACGCCGGGCTGGTCTGGGTGGGGATCTCTCTGGCCCTGCTGTTGGTCCCGCGGACCAGACGCATGGGCTTTTGGGCTCTGGTGGCGCTGCTGCTGGGTCTGCTGTGCACGAACGTGGTCCTCAAGCACCTGGTGGGCCGGACCCGGCCCTGGCTGGTGGTGGAGGGGCTCACCCATCTGGTGGTAGAGAACGACCCGCTCTCCTTTCCCTCGGGACACACCTGCGCCGCCTTCGCGGCGGGGTCGGTGTGGGCGCGGTTTGTGGAGCGGCGCTGGCTCAAGGGCCTGTGCATCCTTCAGGCTGTGCTGATGGCCTTTTCCCGCCTGTATGTGGGGGTGCACTTTCCCACTGACGTGCTGGCGGGCTGTGCCGTAGGCCTGTTCTGCGGCTGGCTGGCCTGGCGGCTGTACGGCAAGTGGGAGGCGGGACGGACATGA